A genomic stretch from Desulfotignum balticum DSM 7044 includes:
- a CDS encoding acetyl-CoA hydrolase/transferase C-terminal domain-containing protein, translated as MLVKHRITDNMDFFESRIVLRPQEISNHPGIIRRLGVISMDTALEIDIYGSVNSSHVCGTHWEWETSNLPTVTRKFLENSEKYADKDFQQFNPALYNGDSNCSMTWKETA; from the coding sequence GTGCTGGTCAAACACCGAATCACTGACAACATGGATTTTTTTGAAAGCCGTATCGTGCTTCGGCCCCAGGAGATTTCCAACCACCCCGGCATTATCCGCCGCCTGGGCGTGATCTCCATGGACACGGCCTTGGAAATAGACATTTACGGCAGTGTCAACTCCTCCCATGTCTGCGGCACCCATTGGGAGTGGGAAACAAGCAATTTGCCGACAGTCACCCGGAAATTTCTTGAAAATTCTGAGAAATATGCGGACAAGGATTTTCAGCAATTTAATCCGGCACTCTATAACGGGGACAGCAACTGCAGCATGACATGGAAAGAGACGGCCTGA
- a CDS encoding type II toxin-antitoxin system HicB family antitoxin, whose product MGKTGEPVPEPIAIKHFSGKFMVRVPPEIHRKLAIQAAESGISLNRIASSS is encoded by the coding sequence ATGGGCAAAACCGGTGAGCCTGTTCCCGAACCAATTGCAATCAAACACTTCAGCGGAAAATTCATGGTCCGGGTACCTCCGGAGATCCATAGAAAATTGGCCATACAAGCTGCTGAATCCGGCATCAGTCTCAATCGTATTGCCAGCTCAAGTTGA